CTTAGCTCCTGTTCAAACTTATCTGATGTTTATTAGTTGATATTTGACATGTTTTAGGTGTAGGTCTCATCAATGCTGTTCCATTTCATGTATATACAAAGAATTAGATGAGAATAACGGATTGACTTATAATAAATAGGTACAGATTTACTAGTGCCATTTAGGAAGTGACGTGTCCAAACATGTAGTGCGATTGAATGAGAATATGGAGACTGGTAGTGGCAGAAAATTAGAACAAGAAATTACTGAATAATTGTGAGTTACAAAGTAGGCACCAAAGCAGAATGAGAAAAATTCCACTCAAAATTTCTTTTACATATGCAAATAAGATTTTAGCCATGCCAGCGAGATGAGTTCAAGAAATGCAAATGCAGTAAGGAAAAGAAAGATAAAGTAGAAAATTGGAAAAACTGGTTAAAAGCATTAAGAAATCCTTGGTTGAAGATGAACTGTTTCACTGCATTGCTTTTAATAGAGCTAAGATGAATATCTATAAAGTGGAACCTGATGAGTTTGTCATCATTTTATTCATTGTGTTAAAGTTTTATCACAATTCAATGTGAAATTTCTGTGACATTACATTCAAAAAGGCCAACAACAAGTTTTTTTAAAGGGTTATCAAATACATCCACTAGGATACATTTATATCGATCACTTTCCTACCAAATAGATGTATATATGCATTCAATTGATCTTTTTGCCGGACAGTTTGGCCGTCACGGGCACCACAAGGGTCATTTGCTAATTTCTGTATGTCCCAAATTTCTGTATAATTAATTCTTCAGGGATCGTACTCAGTTTACACCTTACAATTATGTACATCATCAAGTAGTTAGAACTCACATTTAAGGTCAAGAACTGATGTGCTTTATCATATCCCAGCATAGATCacttcatgagtattgcatgtatGTAACATGGGTTGCAACCTAGATGTATCAATGGAAATCGTTTCATTGTAGCAGTGAGCAATTACTTGAGCGAATTCTAGCTGTCAGGCTTATTAGTGTGTATTCTTTGTTAAAACTCATCCTCGCTCACATTTTTGCGCTGGTTTGGGAGCACTGCACTCCATCCAGTGAGACAAACAACAGCAGTAGGTGTCCGAAACCACCACAGATACTGCAAAATAAACTTCTCATGCTGTTTTTGAGTCTAGTTTTACCTCCTTTCTTAAATATTCAGATCGGACTTCCGGGTTTAGAGTATAATCATTGCGAATCCGGTTTGACTGGACCTCCGATGGGACTTCGAAATCATAGCACATGACGGGCTGTCCACCATTGTCAACTGCTTGGTACGACAGACTAAATCTCATGTCTAATTGATGTCTGTGGATTCCGTCTCCTGATTTCCTTTCTCTCACCGTGACTTCTTTCTGTGATCATCGTCATTGTCAACTTTTTAAATCTCCGACATGACGAAGTTTTCTGTCGAGTAGAATTCTACTGTTGTTTCCTTGATTTGTCTCAGGTCACACCACAACTAGGCCAAACTTCATTTTTTGCTGGTTGGAGGCGAATTACATGGTACACGCTTCTTTCTTTCGTTTTCTCCCTCCCCCCTTTTGTTAAGTGGGGTGGTGTGGTTAGTTGGGAACGTGAAATGTGGACATGATTTTGCACTCGTTTGAAATATCTCTGTCGAACAACCTCATATCGTAGAGATCAAGGAGATCAGATCATGTCTTTCTGCTCTTGTAGTACGTACGACGGATCGTGCGAATATTTTATTATACATTTTTATAACAGTTATTAATACAATCTCTGACTTCCATTGGGTCATATGGTGCAGAGTACATATGTGGCAGACAATGTGGATATTGCATTCAAGCAGTCCGTAGCCTTTTTCAGATAGTTATCAGACACCAGCGAGAAGGTAAGTATATTTCTAGCTTAAGAATCTTTATATGATCAAATTCGTTATGCTTAAGGATATCTGTCTCCATTGCATCGTTTAAAATAAGAACCATATATAATTGAGCTAGCACAGGAGTTATCGGTAGATGTTTTTGCTAGATCAAGGCTTGCTCCCATTAGATTCCTCGCTGGTTGTGGGGGCGCTGTTGATGACGGTGGTAAAGTTGGGATTGGAGTTGGAAAGCTTCTCTCTTAGCTCATGTAACAGGGCCTGGTTCTCCTGGCTGAGAAGCTGTGCCTTCCTTCTCAGCCTCTCGTTCTCTTTCATTATGTAATAGTTCTGCAAGCAGAGCTTTGCATTCAACCTCTCCATGTCTTGCCAGCAGGAACCGCAGCGCCCTGTAAACAATACATAGAGAGTCAAGTGGGGCTTTTAGATAGCAGTATATAACCCAACCTGTGGAGAATAAAGAACTACAAACGAGAGACTAAAGGCCAGACAAATTATACAATCCCAAACTAAGAAAGAGAGGAAGACCATGAATGGGTGCACTTCTCGACCCTGCATATGAAAGATCAAGATTTGACGCTGAAAACTAGTCATCAAAGAGCGGAATCCCTATGTCAAAATTAAGTAGAATTCCACCCTTGAGAACAATATTCCATCAACCATCCCGGTCCGAAACCAAAAAGGCAATCATCAACAGCCTGAGActaacaaaataaaatataacaaTCACCAATTTGATTACCCTCACTTCTTGAAAACTGAAAAGTGCCCCTCTTTGCCCAAGAAAGGAAGCCGACAAGATGAGAATCGTATGAGGTTCTCATTACATATCGCTCACCTTTTTGATGGCTGAGACAGGGTAAGAGATGGGAAGACTTGAATGAGAAAGAATAGAGTGGGATAGAGAAGAAGAGACGGCTATGCGTGTTGTGGGCGGGATAGGCTTCCTCGGATACTTATAGTGGTGAAAATGCCTCCTCTATCTCTCTCACTCGCTCTCCTGTATTTACTCTTCCCAAAAGAGACTATCCCGTTCTCTCATAATGGTGAGATGCCACAAGAATCATGCGTGCGTTTGGACAAGCAAAGAGAGGCACAGTGAAAGGGTAGAGTTAAGCTTGCAATGAGCCAAGGATGAGGGTGATGGCGTCACGCGATGATGTGTACGCGAAGGGGTGATATGGGGATTTAACGCGGGCATCTCGCATGATGATGGGCTCGGGAGGCCCAAAAGATTCGCAATGATGGCTGTCATTGCGATGCCCACCTTTCTCTCCTGCCCGCCCATCATCACCATCCCTCTCGATCGATGCTCTTTTGTTCCTTTCTCATTATCAACAGTTACACCGTATTCCATTCGTAGTTCCGTCTCTCATTTTCTTTCACCAATGCAAAGAAAAAAGATCATTTGATCCAGAACATAGAACGACAGAGCTCAGTTCATCATCCGTACCTTCTTGTAACTTTCTCAGCGGCCTTTTCTCGATGAGAAGTTCTTGCATTTGAAGTTTCCAATCCGACGATCTAATCAATTATTCGAAACACGTGGATCCTGTCACCACTTAGTGCATGTTGAGTGGGTTTGCAAGAAATCGTTTGTTTATTGCTTGAGCTACATGGACAATAATCTAGAAACATTATGAGGATAATGGTACAGTGCCACTGGTATAAGATGGTCATTTTGCTTTGCCCTCGTGTTATCCTTTTATTCAATCGACTATTTCTTAAAGAAAAAGTAGAAGGTTGTCTCACAATTTCTTTATATGTTCTTTCTACACCCTCCTGTTTTATCTAAGAATCCATAAATGCTTCCAATTGAGAATCGCACTAGGCGAAGAAGACGTGAATGACTTTTTGTAGGGCGACGGTTTTGCCCTCCGAAGTATTGTTGTAACGACAATCTCGTGGGGCTCGTTGGCTTGAGCAACAGAACCATGACTATCTTTAGCTTTCATGCATGTCGTAAACACAGTCGTAGCTTCCTTTTTtctctttaattttatttttatgtatgttatttatttaaaataattatagaaTTTCTTTCTTAATGGAAGAAATACATAGGTCGAAAGCTTCGATGTTGCCTTCACATGTTTTTATAAGCTTTTCGAGACGAAGGAGAGAGTCATAACACTATTCCAAGGCACAGGTTATTGGTCGATTcatgttttagaaaaaaaaaaaaaagattttactaataagacaatcacaataagaaatcaaatagaaggaataaaaaagacaagaagaaaatagttctagcctatcgattgaaattataaaaatatatttgacagatatttttttaaaaaaatacctgATTAATATGCAAAtcatattattttatgaaatctttcattgaaaaaatatacataaatatcttCCTATGGTTACCATTTTTAAGGttaatacatatttatatatatatatgaaatattcatataTGTGAGAATTGCTTTCATATATCTTAATCCTGGTCAATTAGTCATCCAACACAACGTGCCTCAATCCTGAACACTCGTTTTCCCTCACCTGTACCAACTGGCGTGTCACAGTTTGGTGCCTTACATGATAGTTTGGGGAGACATAATGTGAGAGAAGACAGTGCCAATTTCATTGAATCAGCTGTGATGAGGGAAGAAGACGAGTGAATCTGCTAGCTTGGCCTCACTTGGAGAGCGGAGCAAAGAGGTAAGCCACGTGGTGTGTTGTTGATCACTTTCACCGCAACGTTAGGATATAGTAAGTTGTTTGATCAGACTGAATCAGGTTCAACATCCAACTAGGTCAGACCGGAGGTTGAGCCATTATCAGCCGACGAATAAATGTTTGTTGGATGTAAATTAGGTTTTCTATTCATGCATAATGTTGAATCCCAGCTTATTATTTACAGTTCACAGCggctgattttttttcttcatacCGATCACAATCGATTTACAAATTAAAATGAAGCGTAAAGAAAACCTTTTCCTTCTTGTCTATTCTCTCTTTCTCTGGTTGCTTATCTTACTGCTTCAACCCTATAAGGTATGGTATCTCAATGGTAGAAAGCAACAGGGGGAACCTTGATTCCGGCGTCTCTAAGAAAGGGTATCGCCTGCGGCCGCTCGACGAGGTCGCCATAGAACTCGTACTCCGCTGCGTAATCGTGCAAATCCAGCTCCGCCATCTGGCCGGTGTGGTAGTGGTGCTTCGCCTCGGTGGACTTGCCGAACCCGAAGACGCTCACCCTCTCGCAGATGCCCAGCGCCAGCACGATTGCCTGCATCCCCGACGAGTAATGGAACATCTTCTCGTCGTGGAACTTGCCCCACTGCGTCGGGTGCTTCCCCGTCCCCTCCACGAACGTCTTCAGCGAGTAGTACTTTACGATCCTGGCGCAGAGGGTGTCGAACGCGCCGTCGGTGACCAGCAGCGGGGATTTGTGGGTGGAGTTGCACACCATGTACTCGAGGAAATGCGCCGGCTGGCAGATGTAGATGACGATGGGGACAAAGACGCCGTACGGGTGGCAGTGGCAGCCGACGCGGAGGGCGCACGAGTGGAGCACGTTGCTGTTGATGAAGGAGAGGGAGGTCTTGGAGCCGACGTGGCGCTGGTACCCCTCGACGCGGGCGTTGTTGAGGCGGATGACCAGGTCGTGGCCGTCGATGAGGTCGCCGTGCTCGGACTTGAGGAGAATGCCGCTGTTGCCGACGACGGCGCAGGTGGCGTACGGCCGGCCGGTGTCCGGGTAGCCGTAGTGCTGGTCGACGGGGCGCTTGATGCGCCTCACGAGCTCCGACAAAACCTCCGGCCGGAAGGCGCGGCGGTCGTGATACCAATCGCCCAGCAACCGCCGGAACTCCGGGAAGACGCGGTCGTGCTTGGGGTGCTCCGGCAGGGCGGGGAACCGAAGCCGGGCCGTGACCCCTGACCTATTCCCTGGCTTTACCCCGCGCCGCCAGATGGAGATGAGGCGGTAGCGCCCGCCGGCGGATTCGGCGGAATCCAGGCTCCCACCGAGGAGGTCCTCCACGTCCTGCCGCAACTCCACCGCTCCGGGCTCGGCGGCGGAGAGGAGATAAAGGGTCTCGTTAGGGCCCTCGGCCTCGATCGGCCGCGGCGATGCATCGACGTCGATAAAGGGCCCGACAGTGAGGCCGCGGCGGGCCACCGAGCGGCAGCTGAGCGCGGCGGCGACGAGGACGAGGAGCACGAAGGGAAAGCGGAGGGAGCGCTTCATCTCCGCCGTCGTCAGCGCTGCTCTCAGGCCAAATCCCGGCACCCGCGCTTAGCAGGCCGTCGCCCTCCGCGCCATTTTTGGGTACGTCCTCCTCGTCGCGAGCTCGAACTGCCTTCTACCTTATAGGAATAGCTTTACTTATCAGCCGTCTCCTTGACAACACGAGACAGCTTAGCACGGCGCATCTTTGGTGAGTTCATATTGGCTGACCCGATGAGATCGTGACGCGTGGCATAAACATGGACTTAGACGTTGCTCGAGAGGAGACCCGTAGCGGGAAAGGTCGATCCGAGGACAAGGGGAGCCGGGGGAGGGGCCGGCGGACGCATGGAGACAATGGCGGCATCGGGTTTGGATTGGACGGGTTGACGCCAATTAAAAATGGGTGCTGCGGTTGGAATCTTCGCCTTCTCTTCTGGATCCATCGGCTGGGTTGAGATCCAACGAGGTTTTAAGTGG
The window above is part of the Musa acuminata AAA Group cultivar baxijiao chromosome BXJ2-6, Cavendish_Baxijiao_AAA, whole genome shotgun sequence genome. Proteins encoded here:
- the LOC103987715 gene encoding sialyltransferase-like protein 1, which encodes MKRSLRFPFVLLVLVAAALSCRSVARRGLTVGPFIDVDASPRPIEAEGPNETLYLLSAAEPGAVELRQDVEDLLGGSLDSAESAGGRYRLISIWRRGVKPGNRSGVTARLRFPALPEHPKHDRVFPEFRRLLGDWYHDRRAFRPEVLSELVRRIKRPVDQHYGYPDTGRPYATCAVVGNSGILLKSEHGDLIDGHDLVIRLNNARVEGYQRHVGSKTSLSFINSNVLHSCALRVGCHCHPYGVFVPIVIYICQPAHFLEYMVCNSTHKSPLLVTDGAFDTLCARIVKYYSLKTFVEGTGKHPTQWGKFHDEKMFHYSSGMQAIVLALGICERVSVFGFGKSTEAKHHYHTGQMAELDLHDYAAEYEFYGDLVERPQAIPFLRDAGIKVPPVAFYH